A region of the Paramormyrops kingsleyae isolate MSU_618 chromosome 6, PKINGS_0.4, whole genome shotgun sequence genome:
TGAAAGAATTCAAAACTCAGAACATCAGACAAAGTCAGGTTTTAATCGGTTTCCAGTTCATACACAACCTCAAATAGTAACACAGTGAGTAGGATTACAGATCCAAGGTTATAGATGCACTTATGTAAATCTTCTTCAATGTAAACTGTGTTACTATACACTAACATTTCAAGGTGCTGTGTGGGCATTTTTAGGAGGGAAACACTCTATTCATCCATCATGTGGAATTTTTTCAGCCCACACCTGAGGACAGACAATTCTTCTAAAAGGTTAATTTGATCGCATGTTTGCAGCAGATTTAAGAAGATAAACCTCCACTTCCTGTGGAGTGGGGGTTCGTCTGCAATTGGTCTGTGCTGGACATCGCACTTCAGTGACAGTAGTAGTGTGTGGGGAGGGCAGCATATTATCAGTCAAAGAACAGCAAAAACTATGGAAAACTGCAGAATAAGCCTTGAAGTCAGGGCGTTATTTTcctaaaaatgattttattccctTATTACTGCAGAGCAGTCTGTTAAATCAAACCCAGCTTCCTTCCTCATACTCCCCCTCACCACTGAAGGCCAGTAACGGACAGCACTGCCGCTCCCTGATGTGGAGGTCAGACACTTCCGGAGGGAAAATATGTCACTAAACAAAAACTATAAAAGCTCCAGTCCTTGCGTGGTGCCGGGGTCACTTCAACCTCTGTACGATGACAGCGTTCAGCAGGTTGGCCTCTCGCAGCGTTTGGCTTTCGTCCATGAGCTCCTTGTTGGGGAAGGTAGTCATGAGAACAAACTCCCGGGCTGCCATGGCTGGACGCGCCCCCACCACAAACTGGCGCACGTCAGACACCCTGGGAGCAGCAAGGGACAGGTGCAGTATGGATGGGGGTGGGAGAGTGACATATAGGGAGAAAGAGGGGTAGGGAGGGAGAgtgagagggagaaagagaaagggaaaaagagatggagagatggaaGGAGATATGGGataaagagggagagagagatgcaTGGCAAACTGGATTAATATGATCCATTTCCTGTTTTGGGAGGTAGCCAATGTAATAAAGCATAAGGATTcatgttatttgttattttaatatttcgGGCCAAAATCTTTTTTAAATGCAACCTTCTTATAAAGAACACCTTTTGCTCACACAAGCTCTGAGCAAACTGAGGTCACAGCAcccagccgggggggggggggcatttgagGTGATCAAACCAGCAGCAGAAGGCAAGACAAGCAtgcaggcgggcaggagggaGGGCTGGCTGGGCAgagctcacctgtgtgtgtgattgaACTTCTGCACCAGCCGGCCTCCATCAGCCAGCCGGATCTGAATGCTGGTCACTGGCTGAGCAGAGTCGAGGGCCACGGAGGCGCTGGCCTCGGCCTCCGTAACCTCCTGGTCCCGCTGCCCGCCCATCGCTGCAGGGGCTGACACCAGCTCAGGGGTTGCACTGGGCCCAAGGAAAGGGAGGAAACCAATGTGAGACTCATTACACCGCCTGTCTGCCATTTCTGGTTCTTTGGAATGATTTTTTCCAAGTCTGTTAGCATGTTTACTTGCACTTTATTACTATTGCTCTACAAGATGCGTTATGTCATACATTTCAGCACATtcgcgggtccttgagcaaagtccttaacccccagctccagtaccaattattataattattattattattattagaatgaCAGAACAACACTGTCCTCTGCAACTGTTGGGTTACTGAGAATTACTTTCcttaaaatacatattaaaaGGAAAGCTTTTGAGTTCATAAACACAAATCACAGTACAAAATTGCTCACTCACCTGCCCAGTTTCTGGCCTTCACCTGCAAAGGCCTTGAAGGCTACCTTGGGCTTGGAGAAGTCCTCATCTCTGTGGTCCTCCATATCCAAGTTGACCTGGCCACCTCTGGACCGCTGCCTCAGCTCAAGAGGAATCTCCCTAAAAGCAGGAAGTAAAACATGTTCGCCATCTAGTGGTCTATCGGAGCAACTGCATGTTGCCAGTGGTCAGTCCTGGACAGCACCATGTGTCCTCAAGGCTGGTCAGAGAGCTACACACTTGCCACTAGGCCTATGAAAGTAAAGAGtaaagaaaagggaaaaaaacactgtgGCCCTCTCCAGAGCTACAGCCTTACCCCCTGCGAATGGACTCCAGAAAGAGAGCGTTGCTGGGATCAGAGTAGTTCCTGAGGTCCCCGTCATCCAGGCTGAACCCAGTTTTCCACAGCTTCAGCACCACATGCACCTGCATCCAGACACAGATCCACATTACATTACCTTCCCTAACAGTGACCTCCAAGAGAAAACATCCATCTAGCCTCCAagcgcttatcctggtcagagcCGTAGGGGGACATGGAGCCTATGCCAGGCAGCGCGGGGCTATGTTACACACTGGAAGAAGTCAAATCCAAACCCTTCTATGCTGTTGATGCGAGGCAAacgtgctgcccactgagcatCTGTGCCACCTATATATGAAAACAGTACCTAGTGCTTTAACTGTAATCCTGAAAAACTCCCTGAAACATTTCAAAGGAATATTTCAAACTCAAAATTAAGGAAGTTAAGAAACAAACTTCCCCTATTACATCTAAAGGGCATGCACAATGTGAATTTCTTAAAAACagacacccatccatccatcatttgtAACTGCATGTCCTATGCAGGATCGcaaggggtctggagcctatcccaacccatcacagggcacactcacacaccattcactcacacatgcacacctatgggaaATCCGGCAACTCAAATTTATCTTAGCATGTTTTTCAACTGTGCTGGGAAACCAGAGGACCCAGAGGGAACCCCAACACAACACGGGAAGATCatggaaactccacacacaaggagccaaggcagagactcaaaccctggttcTAGAGGTATGAGGCAGCAGTGGGATCCACTGCACCATGTCGCCCCTCAaaatagaaacatctgacaaaagaCTTGTGTTTACACAGGTTTTAGGTTCTGCAAGAACAGAAAACAAACCTGGAAGGAACTACAACTAAGAGTCCGTGAGGAAGCAAAGGCACAATGTCGCAGTGgacctgcgttcatagtggggtactgcagggttccattttaggaccactattgttccaaTTTACattgatattgacaccaatacatacagtaaactggttaaatttgcagacgacaccaaggtgggtggtgtagcagatactgatctagcagcacagaggctacaacgggatcttgatttaattagtgactgggctgatacctggcagatgaaatctaacatagataaatgtaagggaATCCatacagggagcagaaatataaagtacagatattttatgggctccactgaaataaaggtagctgattatgagaaagacctcggtgtgtatgttgatgcttccatgtcccactctcaccagtgtggggaagccataaaaaggccaataggatgttgggttacatctctaggtatgtagagtttaagtcaagggaggtgatgctacaattatacaattccttggtaagaccccacctagaatattgtgtgtaggtttggtcaccataccttaaggaggacattgctgccttggaaagggtgcaacgtagggctacaagaatgattcctggtcttagaggaatgtcttatgaggagatgttagctgagctgaatctgtttagcctcgagcaaaggagactaaggggggacatgatccaggtatataagattctaacaggtctggatgccattcagccaaatggctatttcaatattagtttaaatactagaactcgtggccataagcggaaattagcgggagaacattttaaaatgaatgtgagaaagcacttctttacacagcgtgtagtcagagtatggaatagtcttcctgctagtgtagcggaagctaaaaccatgggttcctttaaatcagagctagataagattttaacaactctgagctattagttaagttctccccaaacgagttTGTTGGGCCGAATggtctcctctcgtttgtaaatttcttatgttcttatgtaaaggAAAAAGTCTCACGTCCTGTGTGCTGTCAGAGGGCCGTCTCTCTCCAGCCACATAAGCAGACTGCTCCTCAGGCGCTGTCCCCAGCCGATAGCCACCCCCAACAAAGGCCTGTATGCCAGTCAGCCAGAGGAGCACAAGAAAAAGCGATCATGGTGAAAATGCTGACCTACTCCTCCAGGGTCCACACAGTCAGAACATGGCACTCAATATCCCGTCTGAGGGCATGTGAGCCCAATGGTCTGACATCACTGTAATACAGACTTAACAAGGAGCCTACTGAGATCAACAGCAAACGGGTGTTTAAAATCAATTAAGCCAGTCCATAAAGTTAGTACAGTAAATGGCCCTCGAACCTGTGCCCTGCTGGACTCCCCGGGGCCCCGGCCAGGGCGGTCCACCGGCACAGCACCATGCTCCTTGGCTCCCTTAAACAGCTCCTCCACCACCTCATTGGGGCTCCGCTTCCTGGGGGGACCCACAATCTGCTGGCCGCTGCGCTCCGAGCCTCCTGCATAGAACCTTAAGGCAGATAGTGACAGAGCTCAGACTCCAAAGGTGTTCCTCAGACAACAGAATTACTGTATCTCAGGGGTTCTCAAACTATGGGATTTACTGATT
Encoded here:
- the nsfl1c gene encoding NSFL1 cofactor p47, with amino-acid sequence MYVRRPLPDCNLSDNKPERRTVFAITISKMADQEEAVREFVAVTDVDEERARFFLESAGWDLQLALGSFYEDGAEDDIVTLPQPDGGSVSRSAGPSEHRVTSFRDLMHTEEEESDEEEGQRFYAGGSERSGQQIVGPPRKRSPNEVVEELFKGAKEHGAVPVDRPGRGPGESSRAQAFVGGGYRLGTAPEEQSAYVAGERRPSDSTQDVHVVLKLWKTGFSLDDGDLRNYSDPSNALFLESIRRGEIPLELRQRSRGGQVNLDMEDHRDEDFSKPKVAFKAFAGEGQKLGSATPELVSAPAAMGGQRDQEVTEAEASASVALDSAQPVTSIQIRLADGGRLVQKFNHTHRVSDVRQFVVGARPAMAAREFVLMTTFPNKELMDESQTLREANLLNAVIVQRLK